In one window of Mercurialis annua linkage group LG4, ddMerAnnu1.2, whole genome shotgun sequence DNA:
- the LOC126676180 gene encoding cyclin-B1-2 translates to MEAETKMIAHEIGGIQNDALRFGIHGVKSDILEAHPLESAYQSALRTQEEMKTRILANTYGSAFPLKMDFERQILSRFQRPTGPIPSSMLGFEALTGGLDSFGFEDYLNDPRESETIRTQDMHHGMEVRLGLSKGPVCPSFI, encoded by the exons atggaaGCAGAGACTAAAATGATAGCACATGAAATCGGAGGGATCCAAAACGACGCGCTCCGTTTCGGCATTCACGGCGTTAAAAGCGACATCCTCGAAGCTCATCCTCTCGAATCCGCCTATCAATCT GCACTGAGGACACAAGAGGAGATGAAGACAAGAATACTAGCTAACACATATGGATCAGCTTTTCCTTTGAAGATGGATTTTGAAAGGCAAATTCTTTCAcg ATTTCAGAGGCCTACGGGACCAATTCCATCTTCCATGCTTGGATTTGAAGCTCTTACGGGAGGCTTGGATAGTTTTGGTTTTGAGGACTATCTGAATG ATCCTCGCGAGTCTGAAACTATTAGGACACAAGACATGCATCACGGGATGGAAGTACGGCTTGGACTCTCCAAGGGACCAGTCTGCCCaagttttatttga
- the LOC126677833 gene encoding probable inactive ATP-dependent zinc metalloprotease FTSHI 3, chloroplastic: MASFAAVSHTGLSIFSENSLPHNEKFKSLRRYATVCCYSSSVLFPSLGIYSVTNSHCLIRNRFSSLYHERNELSLLACCCCMSQHRLSSHSKIRALINGDRGGGEETHLRRRVNSGVRKRFSLRLRPRFRLLTRQLKRVSVRSMLNDIGMFLRKHVKRLVIYASITVALGICYLFLRLTAVPTPKIVPYSDLITSLQSGTVTKVLLEEGSRRIYYNVKSQEIGNTENSEEMDVPDENSADAVATAREGVVSASGQATKVDLLKKFSKPRASTPDWQYSTRKIDRDEKFLLSMMREKGTMYSSAPQSVLMSIRSTLITIISLWIPLTPLMWLLYRQLSTANSPAKKRRPNNQIVNFDDVEGVDGAKVELMEIVSCMQGAINYRKLGAKLPRGVLLVGPPGTGKTLLARAVAGEAGVPFFSVSASEFVELFVGRGAARIRDLFNVARKCAPSIIFIDELDAVGGKRGRSFNDERDQTLNQLLTEMDGFESEMKVVVIAATNRPEALDPALCRPGRFSRKVLVGEPDEEGRKKILSVHLRGVPLEEDTDLICDLVASLTPGFVGADLANIVNEAALLAGRRAGETVTREDIMEAVERAKYGINNKQVRSSTISKEIGKLFPWIPSLMGRNDMGQDGLQGPLGYQTLS, translated from the exons ATGGCTTCTTTTGCTGCTGTTTCCCATACTGGGCTATCCATTTTTAGCGAAAATTCACTACCACATAATGAAAAGTTCAAGTCTTTGAGGAGATATGCAACTGTTTGTTGCTATAGCAGCTCAGTTTTGTTTCCTTCATTAGGAATTTACAGTGTCACCAATTCCCACTGTTTGATTAGGAATAGGTTTAGCTCACTTTACCATGAAAGAAATGAACTTTCTTTATTGGCTTGCTGTTGTTGTATGTCTCAACATAGATTATCTTCTCACAGTAAAATTAGAGCATTGATTAATGGGGATAGAGGAGGAGGAGAAGAAACACATTTGAGGAGAAGAGTTAATAGTGGTGTGAGGAAGAGATTTTCACTGAGATTGAGACCACGATTTCGGTTATTGACCCGACAGTTGAAGAGGGTTTCGGTGCGTTCAATGTTAAATGATATTGGGATGTTCTTGAGAAAGCATGTTAAGAGATTAGTAATTTATGCTTCGATTACTGTCGCTCTTGGTATTTGCTACTTGTTTTTGAGGCTAACAGCAGTGCCTACGCCGAAGATTGTTCCATATTCTGATTTGATTACAAGCCTTCAGAGTGGTACGGTTACTAAAGTTTTACTTGAAGAAGGATCTCGTCGTATATATTACAATGTTAAATCTCAGGAAATTGGAAATACCGAAAATTCTGAAGAGATGGATGTTCCAGATGAAAATTCAGCTGATGCAGTTGCTACTGCTAGAGAAGGTGTAGTGAGTGCTAGTGGTCAAGCAACAAAAGTGGACTTATTGAAGAAATTTTCAAAGCCTAGAGCTTCTACTCCTGATTGGCAGTATTCTACCAGAAAAATAGATCGTGACGAGAAGTTTCTTCTCAGCATGATGAGAGAAAAGGGAACAATGTATAGCTCGGCCCCTCAATCAGTTTTGATGTCAATAAGGAGTACACTTATAACCATAATATCTTTATGGATTCCTTTAACTCCTTTGATGTGGCTGCTGTATCGACAACTTTCCACTGCTAATAGCCCTGCAAAGAAGCGACGACCTAATAATCAAATAGTCAATTTTGATGACGTGGAGGGTGTTGATGGAGCTAAGGTAGAGCTTATGGAG ATAGTTTCATGCATGCAAGGAGCTATAAACTACCGGAAACTGGGAGCAAAGCTACCTAGAGGTGTGTTGCTTGTCGGCCCTCCAGGAACAGGGAAAACCTTGCTGGCTCGTGCAGTGGCTGGAGAAGCAGGAGTTCCATTTTTCAGTGTTTCTGCCAGTGAATTTGTGGAGCTATTTGTTGGAAGAGGAGCAGCACGCATTAGAGATCTCTTTAACGTGGCAAGGAAATGTGCTCCATCGATCATTTTTATTGATGAACTTGATGCAGTTGGAGGAAAACGGGGTAGAAGTTTCAATGATGAGCGTGACCAAACACTAAACCAG TTGTTGACAGAAATGGATGGATTTGAGTCGGAGATGAAAGTGGTTGTTATTGCCGCAACTAACAGGCCGGAAGCATTGGATCCAGCCCTTTGTAGGCCTGGTCGCTTCTCGAGAAAGGTACTTGTCGGAGAACCAGATGAAGAAGGACGGAAGAAGATCCTCAGTGTCCATTTGAGAGGAGTTCCTCTAGAAGAAGACACAGATCTTATCTGTGATTTAGTTGCTTCTTTGACTCCAGGATTTGTTGGTGCTGATCTCGCAAACATTGTCAACGAAGCGGCTTTACTTGCTGGTCGGAGAG CTGGTGAGACTGTGACAAGGGAAGACATAATGGAAGCAGTGGAAAGAGCAAAATATGGGATCAACAATAAACAAGTGCGGTCTAGTACGATAAGTAAAGAGATCGGAAAACTATTCCCATGGATACCGTCTTTAATGGGAAGGAACGATATGGGTCAAGATGGTTTACAAGGGCCTCTAGGTTACCAGACTCTCAGCTGA
- the LOC126678627 gene encoding uncharacterized protein LOC126678627, with amino-acid sequence MKYSLGYRFNPRPEELISYLLMRVQEQVLPYDVAIPMVDLYGTMTPWEICSDENERNFFFFTKLKKKKESNTRFIRTSECGEWNGKAKSEKIIDPRTDSILGYRRQFTFKPKNGDGILNSKKGDGKRRNWIMHQYSLPDNLNIQNQHNYVLCQIIRPKRHKKDDDDGEIEDEISINETSTPCNEDHKELAAPEHIMMIPSESVQDMEQKPPMGFDQVSHLNQYTMEPQPVAFDQAVVNQYQRSSAMLHCSAPGSWQIDATHTAQWRFPIAGASHYRTYQDMMISSESEQPPMAFGHAAAVSHLNQYAMEQPPVTIHQAMFNQHLHSADMCQQCSAAAPSQLDATRTTQWGIPATGGSEGPKEFGSAYGPYQKGWFDKLDDECKVRLDQVLGDIIAGKVDFTMVEKQSRQA; translated from the coding sequence ATGAAGTACTCGCTAGGCTACAGGTTTAATCCTCGACCTGAGGAGTTGATTTCATATCTGTTGATGAGAGTTCAGGAACAAGTTCTGCCATATGACGTGGCTATTCCAATGGTTGATCTCTATGGAACGATGACTCCATGGGAGATTTGCAGCGATGAGAACGAAAggaatttcttcttctttaccAAGTTAAAGAAAAAGAAGGAGAGCAATACGCGGTTCATTAGAACTTCTGAGTGCGGAGAGTGGAATGGGAAGGCAAAGTCTGAAAAGATTATTGATCCACGAACCGATTCAATTCTTGGTTACAGGAgacaatttactttcaaaccaAAGAATGGTGATGGAATCTTGAACTCCAAGAAAGGTGATGGAAAACGTCGAAACTGGATCATGCATCAGTATTCCTTGCCGGATAATCTGAACATACAGAACCAACATAACTATGTACTTTGTCAGATTATCAGACCTAAAAGACACAAGAAAGATGACGATGATGGTGAAATCGAAGATGAGATTTCAATTAATGAGACATCGACACCATGCAACGAGGATCATAAAGAATTGGCGGCACCTGAACATATAATGATGATCCCATCTGAATCAGTACAAGATATGGAGCAGAAACCACCAATGGGATTTGATCAAGTATCGCATCTAAATCAGTACACAATGGAGCCACAACCCGTGGCCTTCGATCAAGCAGTGGTTAATCAATATCAGCGATCTTCTGCTATGTTACACTGTTCAGCACCGGGCTCATGGCAAATAGATGCTACGCATACTGCCCAGTGGAGATTTCCAATTGCCGGAGCAAGTCATTACAGAACGTATCAAGATATGATGATCTCATCTGAATCAGAGCAACCACCAATGGCCTTTGGTCATGCTGCTGCAGTATCGCATCTAAATCAGTACGCAATGGAGCAGCCACCGGTGACCATCCATCAAGCAATGTTTAATCAACATCTGCATTCTGCTGATATGTGTCAACAGTGTTCAGCAGCGGCGCCATCGCAATTAGATGCTACGCGGACTACTCAGTGGGGCATTCCAGCTACCGGAGGAAGTGAAGGCCCGAAGGAGTTTGGGAGTGCTTACGGACCGTATCAAAAAGGATGGTTTGATAAGCTTGATGATGAGTGTAAAGTTCGGCTTGATCAAGTTTTAGGAGATATCATTGCGGGGAAAGTTGATTTTACTATGGTGGAGAAGCAAAGTAGACAAGCTTga